The following are from one region of the Capsicum annuum cultivar UCD-10X-F1 chromosome 1, UCD10Xv1.1, whole genome shotgun sequence genome:
- the LOC107868255 gene encoding phospholipase A1-Ibeta2, chloroplastic: MQVAATLPATGVHFFQTRRASFKCNGYSSPLNPITRTTSTVNAQSLKTISPPPVAPTPTEITKKHLANLEKLLQKESKPEPVKTEENRGRHRKTEENRGRNLLEGLNLSRIWPEMKAAEEMSPRHLIRLHRMLSSKSMEYSPRNNLGTRWKEYHGCKDWLGLLDPLDENLRRELVRYGEFIQAAYHCFHSDPATSADENPGVARNVSLPDRSYKVTKSLYATSSIGLPKWVDDVAPDLGWMTQRSSWIGYVAVCDDKAEIQRMGRRDIVIALRGTATCLEWGENLRDLLVQMPGENESTEGQPKVECGFLSLYKTGGAKIPSLAESVVNEVRRLTETYKGESLSITVTGHSLGAALALLVADDISTCTQDAPPVAVFSFGGPRVGNKGFANRIESKNVKVLRIVNKQDVITKVPGMFVSEAIDKKLRETGASGVLNLLDNSMPWAYSHVGTELRVDTTKSPFLKPDADVACCHDLEAYLHLVDGYLGSNESFRPNAKRSLAKLLNEQSANIKKLYTSKGKDLSSLNLNREFSFPRPSCLPSPSVLPSPSS; this comes from the coding sequence ATGCAGGTAGCAGCAACACTTCCGGCGACCGGTGTCCATTTTTTTCAGACACGTCGAGCAAGTTTCAAATGCAATGGTTATTCATCACCATTGAATCCAATAACTAGAACTACTTCTACTGTAAACGCTCAAAGCTTAAAGACAATATCACCACCACCAGTAGCACCAACACCAACAGAGATAACAAAGAAGCATCTTGCAAATCTTGAAAAGCTTTTGCAAAAGGAATCAAAGCCAGAGCCAGTAAAAACAGAGGAAAACAGGGGAAGACATAGGAAAACAGAGGAGAACAGGGGAAGGAACTTGCTTGAAGGGCTAAATTTGTCTAGAATTTGGCCTGAAATGAAAGCAGCTGAAGAAATGTCACCTAGACATTTGATAAGGCTACATAGGATGTTGTCATCAAAGTCCATGGAATATTCACCTAGGAACAACCTTGGTACTAGGTGGAAAGAGTACCATGGTTGTAAAGACTGGCTGGGACTACTTGATCCATTGGATGAGAATCTCCGGCGAGAGTTAGTCCGGTACGGGGAGTTTATTCAGGCGGCTTACCATTGTTTCCACTCCGACCCCGCCACGTCAGCAGACGAGAACCCTGGCGTGGCGAGGAACGTGTCGTTGCCTGACAGGTCATACAAGGTGACCAAGAGCCTTTACGCCACGTCATCCATTGGTCTGCCGAAGTGGGTGGATGACGTGGCGCCCGACCTCGGGTGGATGACCCAGAGGTCTAGTTGGATCGGGTACGTCGCGGTGTGCGACGATAAAGCCGAGATCCAACGTATGGGGAGGAGGGATATTGTCATCGCGTTGCGTGGGACCGCCACGTGTCTAGAGTGGGGGGAAAATCTACGTGACCTGCTTGTTCAAATGCCAGGGGAAAATGAGTCTACTGAAGGACAACCAAAAGTAGAATGTGGATTTTTAAGCTTGTACAAAACAGGTGGTGCTAAAATCCCAAGCCTAGCTGAATCTGTTGTGAATGAAGTGAGGAGACTTACTGAAACGTACAAAGGGGAGTCACTAAGTATCACAGTAACAGGACATAGTCTTGGTGCTGCATTAGCCTTATTAGTAGCAGATGACATAAGTACATGCACACAAGATGCTCCACCAGTCGCAGTTTTTTCCTTTGGTGGTCCTCGAGTAGGCAACAAAGGTTTCGCGAATCGCATAGAATCCAAGAACGTTAAGGTCCTTCGTATAGTGAACAAGCAAGACGTGATCACTAAAGTTCCAGGCATGTTTGTAAGCGAAGCAATCGACAAAAAATTAAGGGAAACCGGAGCATCGGGGGTGTTGAACTTGCTCGACAACAGCATGCCGTGGGCTTATTCACATGTTGGCACAGAATTGAGAGTTGACACAACAAAGTCTCCATTTTTGAAGCCTGATGCAGATGTTGCATGTTGTCATGATTTGGAAGCATATTTGCATTTGGTGGATGGATATTTGGGATCAAATGAATCATTTAGACCAAATGCCAAGAGGAGCCTTGCTAAGTTGTTAAATGAACAAAGTGCTAATATCAAGAAATTATACACTAGTAAGGGTAAAGATTTGAGTAGTCTCAATCTTAATAGAGAATTTAGTTTTCCTAGGCCTAGTTGTTTGCCTAGTCCTAGTGTATTGCCTAGTCCTTCATCTTGA
- the LOC107868260 gene encoding RGG repeats nuclear RNA binding protein A isoform X1, protein MATVNPFDLLDGDAEDPSLFIAVQQKKQAAAVAPAAKKSGPVKGQAQPAKAVAKLPTKPLPPSEAVKESRYEGQRGGGRGGPRGGGRGRGRGRGFNQDFADGDNTFSSNNGFSGGYRAPEDGESGRPFERRGGGYGGPRGGFRGGRRGGFSNDEGADGDRPRRVFERRSGTGYGNDFKREGAGRGNWGTPTDEIAPETEEPVNEGEKIVDSEKQAGQEDAGDANKDTPAAETEEKEPEEKEMTLEEYEKVREEKRKALLALKPEERKVNLDKEFESMQLLSNKKNDDEVFVKLVSEKDKRKEAVEKAKKTQSITEFLKPADGESYYRGGRGRGGRGGRGRGGFGGNGGSNYSAPAPKIEDVGQFPSLGGK, encoded by the exons atGGCGACAGTGAATCCATTTGACCTTCTTGATGGTGATGCTGAGGACCCAAGTTTGTTTATTGCTGTACAGCAGAAGAAACAGGCTGCTGCTGTTGCTCCTGCTGCTAAGAAAAGTGGTCCAGTTAAGGGTCAAGCTCAACCTGCTAAGGCTGTTGCTAAGTTGCCTACTAAGCCGCTTCCTCCTTCTGAAGCTG TGAAGGAGTCCAGGTATGAAGGCCAACGAGGAGGCGGCCGTGGGGGTCCACGTGGAGGAGGCCGTGGTCGCGGACGGGGACGTGGATTTAACCAGGATTTTGCTGACGGTGACAATACTTTTAGCAGCAACAATGGTTTTTCTGGAGGGTATAGAGCTCCAGAAGATGGGGAGTCTGGAAGGCCGTTTGAGAGGAGAGGTGGTGGATATGGTGGCCCTCGTGGAGGGTTCCGTGGGGGACGCCGAGGCGGCTTTAGTAATGATGAAGGCGCAGATGGTGATCGCCCTCGCAGAGTATTTGAACGACGAAGTGGAACGGGATATGG gaatgacttcaaacgggAGGGAGCTGGTCGAGGGAACTGGGGAACGCCCACAGATGAGATTGCACC GGAGACAGAGGAGCCTGTTAATGAAGGAGAGAAGATAGTTGATTCTGAGAAACAAGCTGGACaggaagatgctggagatgcCAATAAGGATACTCCTGCTGCTGAGACTGAAGAGAAGGAGCCGGAGGAGAAA GAAATGACCCTCGAGGAGTATGAGAAAGTAAGAGAGGAGAAGAGGAAGGCTTTGCTGGCTCTGAAGCCTGAAGAAAGAAAGGTTAATTTGGACAAGGAATTTGAATCGATGCAACTCCTATCAAACAAGAAGAATGATGATGAAGTTTTCGTCAAATTG GTCTCCGAGAAGGATAAGCGGAAAGAGGCAGTTGAAAAGGCCAAGAAG ACCCAAAGCATAACTGAGTTCCTGAAGCCTGCTGATGGGGAAAGTTACTATCGCGGTGGTCGTGGTAGGGGCGGCCGTGGTGGCCGTGGAAGAGGTGGCTTTGGAGGTAATGGCGGTAGCAACTACAGTGCTCCAGCCCCTAAGATTGAGGATGTAGGccagttcccatccttgggtggCAAGTAA
- the LOC107868260 gene encoding RGG repeats nuclear RNA binding protein A isoform X2: MATVNPFDLLDGDAEDPSLFIAVQQKKQAAAVAPAAKKSGPVKGQAQPAKAVAKLPTKPLPPSEAVKESRYEGQRGGGRGGPRGGGRGRGRGRGFNQDFADGDNTFSSNNGFSGGYRAPEDGESGRPFERRGGGYGGPRGGFRGGRRGGFSNDEGADGDRPRRVFERRSGTGYGETEEPVNEGEKIVDSEKQAGQEDAGDANKDTPAAETEEKEPEEKEMTLEEYEKVREEKRKALLALKPEERKVNLDKEFESMQLLSNKKNDDEVFVKLVSEKDKRKEAVEKAKKTQSITEFLKPADGESYYRGGRGRGGRGGRGRGGFGGNGGSNYSAPAPKIEDVGQFPSLGGK, encoded by the exons atGGCGACAGTGAATCCATTTGACCTTCTTGATGGTGATGCTGAGGACCCAAGTTTGTTTATTGCTGTACAGCAGAAGAAACAGGCTGCTGCTGTTGCTCCTGCTGCTAAGAAAAGTGGTCCAGTTAAGGGTCAAGCTCAACCTGCTAAGGCTGTTGCTAAGTTGCCTACTAAGCCGCTTCCTCCTTCTGAAGCTG TGAAGGAGTCCAGGTATGAAGGCCAACGAGGAGGCGGCCGTGGGGGTCCACGTGGAGGAGGCCGTGGTCGCGGACGGGGACGTGGATTTAACCAGGATTTTGCTGACGGTGACAATACTTTTAGCAGCAACAATGGTTTTTCTGGAGGGTATAGAGCTCCAGAAGATGGGGAGTCTGGAAGGCCGTTTGAGAGGAGAGGTGGTGGATATGGTGGCCCTCGTGGAGGGTTCCGTGGGGGACGCCGAGGCGGCTTTAGTAATGATGAAGGCGCAGATGGTGATCGCCCTCGCAGAGTATTTGAACGACGAAGTGGAACGGGATATGG GGAGACAGAGGAGCCTGTTAATGAAGGAGAGAAGATAGTTGATTCTGAGAAACAAGCTGGACaggaagatgctggagatgcCAATAAGGATACTCCTGCTGCTGAGACTGAAGAGAAGGAGCCGGAGGAGAAA GAAATGACCCTCGAGGAGTATGAGAAAGTAAGAGAGGAGAAGAGGAAGGCTTTGCTGGCTCTGAAGCCTGAAGAAAGAAAGGTTAATTTGGACAAGGAATTTGAATCGATGCAACTCCTATCAAACAAGAAGAATGATGATGAAGTTTTCGTCAAATTG GTCTCCGAGAAGGATAAGCGGAAAGAGGCAGTTGAAAAGGCCAAGAAG ACCCAAAGCATAACTGAGTTCCTGAAGCCTGCTGATGGGGAAAGTTACTATCGCGGTGGTCGTGGTAGGGGCGGCCGTGGTGGCCGTGGAAGAGGTGGCTTTGGAGGTAATGGCGGTAGCAACTACAGTGCTCCAGCCCCTAAGATTGAGGATGTAGGccagttcccatccttgggtggCAAGTAA